In Pseudobythopirellula maris, a single window of DNA contains:
- a CDS encoding flagellar basal body P-ring protein FlgI gives MTRRAPLITLSLALLLLTVAPTGCMAPLFRGKVVEQQLDEIDPPGEPTTNFVSRYTHPYGLDYVQVQAVSLVTGLKGTGGDPPPTPQRAQLLEEMHRLNIERPNTVLAMPETALVLVRGFLRPGIQKGDRFDLEVRVPSKSETTSLRGGHMLSAYLTEMAVLGNSIRSGSTLAEAEGPVLVDPSAEGDDAGDTAVATRGRILGGGVALKSRPLGLVISHEHQSVRMAQAISKSINDRFHRYDQGRKVGVAKPKTDEFIELHIHPRYKDNITRFVKVVRSIAVSETSAMRTERLGRLEKQLLDPLTSAVAAIRLEAIGGERAIEILAAGLDSSDPEARFYSSEALAYLDDTRGADALIVAARDEPAFRVNALAALSAMDDVAAYEGLRSLLASKSAETRYGAFRSLWAMNAGDPMLRGERLGGQFDFHVLDVDGPPMIHTTRSFRPEIVLFGEGQQFQLPFVLDAGKDILVNGMTGDQIVVSRFAAGEESQKLTVGTDVDAVVRAIVQLGGGYPDVVQALQQANTDGALASRFCVDALPQTGREYSRQNHSSDGVESDADAEASDKYRVATPVPDLFSEQRQ, from the coding sequence ATGACGCGTCGCGCCCCTCTCATCACGCTCAGCCTTGCGCTGTTACTACTGACCGTTGCGCCGACCGGCTGCATGGCGCCGCTGTTCCGCGGCAAGGTTGTGGAGCAACAGCTCGACGAGATCGATCCGCCCGGCGAGCCGACCACGAACTTCGTGTCGCGCTACACCCACCCGTACGGCTTGGATTACGTCCAGGTCCAAGCGGTGTCGCTGGTGACGGGCCTGAAGGGCACCGGTGGCGACCCGCCCCCCACGCCCCAACGGGCGCAGCTGCTCGAAGAGATGCACCGCCTCAACATCGAGAGGCCGAACACCGTGCTCGCCATGCCCGAAACGGCGTTGGTACTGGTGCGCGGCTTCTTGCGGCCGGGCATCCAGAAAGGCGACCGCTTCGACCTCGAGGTCCGAGTGCCGTCCAAGAGTGAAACCACCAGCCTACGCGGCGGGCACATGCTCTCCGCCTATCTCACCGAGATGGCGGTGCTGGGCAACTCGATCCGCTCGGGCAGCACGCTGGCCGAAGCCGAGGGCCCGGTGCTCGTCGACCCCTCGGCCGAGGGCGACGACGCGGGCGACACGGCGGTCGCCACCCGCGGGCGGATCCTCGGCGGCGGCGTGGCGCTCAAGTCGCGGCCGCTCGGCCTGGTGATCTCGCACGAGCACCAGAGCGTGCGGATGGCGCAGGCGATCTCGAAATCGATCAACGACCGCTTCCACCGCTACGACCAAGGCCGCAAGGTCGGCGTCGCCAAGCCGAAGACCGACGAGTTCATCGAGCTGCACATCCACCCGCGTTATAAAGACAACATCACCCGCTTCGTGAAAGTCGTGCGCAGCATCGCCGTGAGCGAGACCTCGGCGATGCGGACCGAGCGGCTCGGCCGGCTCGAGAAGCAACTGCTCGACCCGCTCACCTCGGCGGTGGCCGCCATCCGCCTCGAGGCGATCGGCGGCGAACGGGCGATCGAGATCCTGGCCGCGGGCCTCGACTCGAGCGATCCCGAGGCGCGGTTCTACTCGTCCGAGGCGCTCGCCTACCTGGACGACACGCGCGGGGCCGACGCGTTGATTGTCGCCGCCCGCGACGAGCCCGCCTTCCGGGTGAACGCCCTGGCCGCCCTGAGCGCCATGGACGACGTGGCCGCCTACGAGGGGCTCCGATCGCTGCTCGCCTCCAAGAGCGCCGAAACCCGCTACGGCGCGTTCCGCTCGCTGTGGGCCATGAACGCCGGCGACCCGATGCTCCGTGGCGAACGACTCGGCGGGCAGTTCGACTTCCACGTGCTCGACGTCGACGGCCCCCCGATGATCCACACCACCCGCAGCTTCCGCCCCGAGATCGTTCTCTTCGGCGAGGGGCAACAATTCCAGCTCCCGTTCGTGCTCGACGCCGGCAAGGACATCTTGGTGAACGGCATGACCGGCGACCAGATCGTGGTGAGCCGCTTCGCGGCGGGTGAGGAGTCGCAAAAGCTCACGGTGGGAACCGACGTGGATGCCGTTGTCCGCGCCATCGTGCAACTCGGCGGCGGCTACCCCGACGTGGTCCAGGCGCTGCAGCAGGCCAATACCGACGGCGCCTTGGCGAGTCGCTTCTGTGTCGACGCCCTGCCGCAGACCGGCCGCGAGTACAGCCGACAGAATCATTCGTCGGACGGCGTCGAAAGCGATGCGGACGCCGAGGCGAGCGACAAGTACCGTGTCGCCACGCCCGTGCCCGACTTGTTCTCCGAGCAGAGACAGTGA
- the smc gene encoding chromosome segregation protein SMC, whose product MLKSLELAGFKSFADKTRFSFPEGVTVVVGPNGSGKSNVVDGIKWVLGSQSPKQLRGSEMTDVIFSGSASRRAANTAEVTLTFANVEFEGGRRLFDVDEDEVRLGRRVYRSGEAEYQINGRPCRLRDLRELIAGTGFGGETYSIIEQGRVDAMLRASPAQRRALFEEAAGISRFRLKKQEATRRLDRVDQNLLRLSDIVDEVEGRLRRVRKQAGKARQYREQTERLREVRTQLALADWDTMSARCERIESQLRDSETRLATAGEEIERLETARDKHARETEDATRRAREADSHLADLRERIAQAESVAQLERRRLSELEEELAEQRGRDPLEGLAPSDESAEQREEAKARLEEAQQLLRDVEARLRQAEAESNDASRQAEAAAEAFRLANEEHGAAESRARELTAEHHRLEAVAASLQESEAKRRERLEAIRSRLTQAQDELAVARQSEAKGADTSARVRGLLERAQQRLDKSRQRQADDARALAQAEARLTGVEHRTAVLDHERQRLEALGAEIMGLLERTPAERRPTVHGLVAEVLHVDVDLADMVEAALGVSADHVVVEEGDLLVAALEGSGVELSTRAHFQRGDARGAASVIDRVDLSGEPGVMGRADQFVEAPEPLEAMVVALLGRTWFVDTLATAVRLASHAGRGLSFVTHKGERLGADGVLSVGPRGDASGALSRRKELAELHATSERLRGEVASLQSQVAAGERAVAIRHGRAKALGARLDGLASQLAETRQGVGALSERVRRAEEEAAELDGSNAPGDAEERLASLAAEAQEANRIVAAAASQQAEAQQHEAAARRRKSAARDRLAELRIEQTRREHELRLLRAERRNGPSTEELERAKREARQRLDQTLRRATACELAILAAQSTAAPLWIEKERWARVKSADGPLLSRARAEASELSDRLERLRRESERLRAQQQKNELARQQLTLEAQQLCDRMQEDYGVDVAAAAASRPEGSAKPLADADADALRREMETLRRDVNSVGAVNLESLEELDDLESRFSQLSAQYEDLSKAKASLERLTSRINTDSRELFLATIDTVREHFRDLFRRLFGGGEADIVVEDDGADILECGVEITACPPGKDLRSISLLSGGEKTMTCVALLLAMFRSRPAPFCILDEVDAALDEANIGRFTSVLGEFLASTQFIVITHSKRTMVGADTLYGVTMQESGVSKQVSVRFEDVTEDGQIAPAKMLADREETPTIEGPEGVGHDGQSPERRAA is encoded by the coding sequence ATGCTCAAGTCCCTCGAACTCGCCGGCTTCAAGAGCTTCGCCGACAAGACGCGGTTCAGCTTCCCCGAGGGAGTGACTGTCGTCGTCGGGCCGAACGGCTCGGGCAAGTCGAACGTGGTCGACGGCATCAAGTGGGTGCTCGGCTCGCAGAGCCCCAAGCAGCTGCGCGGTTCGGAGATGACCGACGTCATCTTCAGCGGGTCGGCCAGCCGCCGCGCGGCCAACACCGCCGAGGTGACGCTCACCTTCGCCAATGTCGAATTCGAGGGCGGCCGCAGGCTGTTCGACGTCGACGAGGACGAGGTGCGTCTCGGGCGCCGCGTCTACCGCAGCGGCGAGGCGGAGTACCAAATCAACGGCCGCCCCTGCCGGCTGCGCGACCTCCGGGAGCTGATCGCCGGCACCGGATTTGGCGGCGAGACCTACTCGATCATCGAGCAGGGGCGCGTCGACGCGATGCTTCGCGCCTCGCCCGCCCAGCGGCGGGCCTTGTTCGAAGAGGCGGCCGGCATCAGCCGCTTCCGGCTCAAGAAACAAGAAGCGACACGCCGGCTCGACCGCGTCGATCAAAACCTGCTGCGACTCTCCGACATCGTCGACGAGGTCGAGGGCCGGCTGCGACGCGTCCGCAAACAGGCCGGCAAGGCGCGGCAATACCGCGAGCAGACCGAGCGGCTGCGCGAGGTGCGCACCCAACTCGCCCTGGCCGACTGGGACACGATGTCGGCGCGGTGCGAGCGGATCGAGTCGCAGCTGCGCGACAGCGAGACGCGGCTGGCGACCGCCGGCGAAGAGATCGAGCGACTCGAGACGGCCCGCGACAAGCACGCCCGCGAGACCGAAGACGCCACGCGACGCGCGCGCGAGGCGGACTCGCACCTGGCGGACCTGCGCGAACGGATCGCTCAGGCCGAGTCGGTCGCCCAGCTCGAACGCCGCCGGCTGTCGGAACTCGAGGAAGAGCTGGCCGAGCAACGCGGACGCGACCCGCTCGAAGGGCTCGCGCCGAGCGACGAATCGGCCGAGCAGCGTGAAGAGGCCAAGGCCCGCCTGGAAGAGGCGCAGCAGCTCCTCCGCGACGTCGAAGCGCGGCTGCGTCAGGCGGAGGCCGAATCGAACGACGCCTCCCGACAGGCCGAAGCCGCCGCCGAGGCGTTCCGCTTAGCGAACGAGGAGCACGGCGCCGCCGAGTCGCGGGCCCGCGAACTCACCGCCGAGCACCACCGGCTCGAGGCGGTCGCCGCCTCGCTCCAAGAGAGCGAAGCGAAACGCCGCGAGCGGCTCGAGGCGATCCGCAGCCGGCTCACCCAAGCGCAGGACGAACTGGCCGTCGCCCGCCAAAGCGAAGCCAAGGGGGCCGACACAAGCGCCCGCGTGCGGGGGCTGCTCGAGCGGGCGCAGCAGCGGCTCGACAAGAGCCGCCAACGGCAAGCCGACGACGCCCGCGCCCTGGCCCAGGCCGAGGCGCGGCTCACCGGCGTCGAGCACCGCACGGCGGTGCTCGACCACGAACGCCAAAGGCTCGAGGCGCTCGGCGCCGAGATCATGGGGCTGCTCGAGCGGACCCCGGCCGAACGGCGGCCCACGGTCCACGGCCTCGTGGCCGAGGTGTTGCACGTCGACGTCGATCTGGCCGACATGGTCGAGGCGGCCCTCGGCGTGAGCGCCGACCACGTGGTGGTCGAAGAGGGCGACCTGCTCGTCGCGGCGCTCGAAGGCTCCGGAGTCGAGCTCTCGACCCGCGCCCACTTCCAACGCGGCGACGCGCGGGGGGCGGCCAGCGTCATCGACCGCGTCGATCTCTCCGGCGAGCCGGGCGTGATGGGCCGGGCCGACCAGTTCGTCGAAGCGCCCGAGCCGCTGGAGGCGATGGTCGTCGCGTTGCTCGGCCGCACCTGGTTTGTCGACACACTCGCCACGGCTGTGCGGCTGGCGTCGCACGCCGGCCGGGGGCTGAGTTTTGTCACCCACAAGGGCGAACGGCTCGGCGCCGACGGCGTGCTCTCGGTCGGCCCGCGCGGCGACGCCTCGGGCGCGCTCTCGCGTCGCAAGGAGCTCGCCGAGTTGCACGCCACCTCGGAGCGGCTGCGCGGCGAAGTCGCTAGCCTCCAATCGCAAGTCGCCGCGGGCGAGCGTGCGGTGGCGATCCGCCACGGCCGCGCGAAGGCGCTCGGCGCTCGGCTCGACGGGCTCGCCAGCCAACTGGCCGAAACGCGTCAGGGAGTCGGCGCCCTCAGCGAGCGCGTGCGTCGGGCCGAAGAAGAAGCCGCCGAGCTAGACGGCTCGAACGCGCCGGGCGACGCCGAAGAGCGACTCGCGTCGCTCGCCGCCGAAGCCCAAGAGGCGAATCGGATCGTCGCGGCGGCCGCGTCGCAACAGGCCGAGGCCCAGCAGCACGAGGCGGCGGCCCGGCGCCGCAAGTCGGCCGCACGCGACCGCCTCGCCGAACTGCGCATCGAACAGACCCGCCGCGAGCACGAGCTGCGGCTGCTCCGCGCCGAGCGCCGCAACGGCCCCTCGACCGAGGAGCTGGAGCGCGCCAAACGCGAGGCTCGGCAGCGACTCGATCAAACCCTCCGGAGGGCGACCGCTTGCGAGTTGGCGATCCTCGCCGCCCAGAGCACGGCGGCGCCGCTGTGGATCGAGAAGGAGCGGTGGGCGCGCGTCAAATCGGCCGACGGGCCGCTGCTGAGCCGCGCCCGGGCCGAAGCCTCGGAGCTGAGCGACCGCCTCGAACGGCTCCGCCGCGAGAGCGAGCGACTCCGCGCGCAGCAGCAAAAGAACGAACTCGCCCGGCAGCAGCTCACGCTCGAGGCGCAACAGCTGTGCGACCGCATGCAGGAGGACTACGGCGTCGACGTCGCGGCGGCCGCCGCCTCACGCCCCGAGGGATCCGCCAAGCCGCTCGCCGACGCGGACGCCGACGCCTTGCGCCGCGAGATGGAAACGCTGCGTCGCGACGTGAACAGCGTCGGCGCGGTGAACCTCGAATCGCTCGAAGAGCTCGACGATCTGGAGTCGCGCTTCTCGCAGCTCTCGGCGCAGTACGAAGACCTGAGCAAGGCGAAGGCCTCGCTCGAGCGGCTCACGAGCCGCATCAACACCGACAGCCGCGAGCTGTTCCTCGCGACGATCGACACGGTGCGCGAGCACTTCCGCGACTTGTTCCGCCGGCTGTTCGGCGGCGGCGAGGCGGACATCGTGGTCGAGGACGACGGCGCCGACATCCTGGAGTGCGGCGTCGAGATCACGGCCTGCCCGCCGGGCAAGGACCTGCGGAGCATCTCGCTGCTGTCGGGCGGCGAGAAGACGATGACCTGCGTGGCGCTCCTGCTGGCGATGTTCCGCAGCCGGCCGGCGCCCTTCTGCATCCTCGACGAGGTCGACGCCGCGCTCGACGAGGCGAACATCGGCCGGTTCACTTCGGTGCTCGGCGAGTTCCTGGCCTCGACGCAATTTATCGTGATCACCCACTCGAAGCGGACGATGGTCGGCGCCGACACGCTGTACGGCGTCACGATGCAAGAGTCGGGCGTCTCGAAGCAGGTCTCGGTGCGGTTCGAGGACGTGACCGAAGACGGCCAGATCGCGCCCGCCAAAATGCTGGCCGATCGCGAAGAAACCCCGACCATCGAGGGGCCCGAGGGCGTGGGGCACGACGGCCAATCGCCCGAGCGGCGGGCCGCTTAA
- a CDS encoding helix-turn-helix domain-containing protein: protein MKVFTTGQVAKICKVAPRTVSKWFDSGRLKGYRIPGSQDRRIPREYLIRFLKEHGMPLGDLEDEAMAKVLIVAQDQVLIENLKRELPAERSFRTQTAASGFEAGIQAESFHPDCIICDFSIGHVEALQICQNLRRNTDFAETILIALLPDDGSPVSFDRSTINETFKKPFDAALLAERLRTLIGAKKELV, encoded by the coding sequence ATGAAGGTCTTTACTACTGGTCAGGTCGCGAAGATCTGCAAAGTGGCCCCCCGCACGGTCAGCAAGTGGTTCGACTCGGGACGCCTGAAGGGATACCGCATCCCCGGCTCCCAGGACCGACGCATTCCTCGCGAATACCTAATCCGCTTCCTCAAAGAGCACGGCATGCCGCTGGGCGATTTGGAGGACGAGGCGATGGCCAAGGTGCTCATCGTCGCCCAGGATCAGGTGCTCATTGAGAACCTCAAGCGTGAGTTGCCCGCCGAGCGGTCCTTCCGCACGCAGACCGCCGCCAGCGGCTTCGAAGCCGGCATCCAAGCCGAGAGCTTCCACCCCGACTGCATCATTTGCGACTTCTCGATCGGACACGTCGAGGCGTTGCAGATCTGCCAGAACTTGCGTCGCAACACCGACTTCGCCGAGACGATCCTGATCGCTCTGCTGCCGGACGACGGCTCGCCCGTGAGCTTCGACCGCTCGACGATCAACGAGACGTTCAAGAAGCCGTTCGACGCGGCACTGCTGGCCGAGCGTCTGCGGACGCTGATCGGCGCCAAGAAGGAGCTCGTCTGA
- the moaC gene encoding cyclic pyranopterin monophosphate synthase MoaC: MPPRLTHLDDHGACRMVDVGGKEPTARRAVATAVVRMASETLGLIRSGDAAKGDVLSAARLAGVMAAKKTADLIPLCHPLGLDAVQVDFHFQEPDALTIEACASVHARTGVEMEAMTAAAISALTVYDMVKAVDRGVVIEHVRLEAKSGGRSGDWRRDHAD, translated from the coding sequence ATGCCCCCGCGACTGACGCACCTCGACGACCATGGGGCGTGCCGCATGGTCGACGTCGGCGGCAAAGAGCCGACCGCCCGGCGCGCCGTGGCGACGGCCGTCGTGCGGATGGCGAGCGAGACACTCGGACTCATCCGTTCGGGTGATGCCGCCAAGGGCGACGTGCTTTCCGCAGCCCGGCTGGCGGGCGTGATGGCGGCCAAGAAAACCGCCGATCTCATCCCGCTGTGCCACCCGCTGGGGCTCGATGCGGTGCAAGTCGATTTCCATTTCCAGGAGCCCGATGCGCTCACGATCGAGGCGTGCGCCTCGGTCCACGCCCGCACCGGCGTGGAGATGGAGGCGATGACGGCGGCTGCCATTTCTGCCCTAACCGTCTACGATATGGTCAAGGCGGTCGACCGCGGAGTGGTGATCGAGCACGTTCGGCTCGAGGCCAAGTCGGGTGGCCGCAGCGGCGACTGGCGCCGCGACCACGCCGACTGA
- a CDS encoding polyprenyl synthetase family protein gives MTTPAAHTIESARSASAATLAELFAPIAEALGRVESRLQTELRAGDGRLATEEVDRVVRHGYRLGGKRLRPALVLLSARAAGEACDDHVLLGVVVEMIHTATLVHDDVLDEATLRRHVQTVNARWGNETSVLLGDFLFSKAFYLASTLPTVDACRVIGASTERVCLGELRQTLSEGDLELDEEDYLAIVEAKTAELCACCCSLGARYAGASTEAIDALTAFGRDLGVAFQIADDLLDLTGEEAATGKTVGADLAKRKMTLPLIHARRELVDGPRLAFDELLRKGDGASRSEALRIAEETGGLAYAQEQAEAYAARAAERLEVLAEGPDREALAMVAQFSSRRRA, from the coding sequence ATGACCACCCCCGCGGCCCACACGATCGAGAGCGCGCGCAGCGCCTCGGCGGCGACGCTCGCCGAGCTCTTCGCCCCGATTGCCGAGGCGCTCGGCCGGGTCGAGTCGCGTCTGCAAACCGAGCTCCGCGCCGGCGATGGCCGCCTGGCGACCGAAGAGGTCGACCGCGTGGTGCGACACGGTTACCGGCTCGGCGGCAAACGGTTGCGGCCCGCGCTCGTGCTGCTATCCGCCCGCGCCGCCGGCGAGGCGTGCGACGACCACGTGCTGTTGGGCGTGGTGGTCGAGATGATCCACACCGCCACGCTCGTTCACGACGACGTGCTCGACGAAGCGACGCTGCGACGCCACGTGCAAACGGTCAACGCCCGTTGGGGCAACGAGACCAGCGTGCTGCTGGGAGATTTCCTGTTTAGCAAAGCGTTTTACCTGGCGAGCACCCTGCCCACCGTCGACGCCTGCCGCGTGATCGGCGCTTCGACCGAGCGGGTCTGCCTCGGCGAGCTCAGGCAAACACTCTCCGAGGGCGACCTCGAGCTCGACGAAGAGGACTACCTGGCGATCGTCGAGGCGAAGACCGCCGAGCTGTGCGCCTGCTGCTGCTCGCTCGGCGCCCGCTACGCCGGCGCCTCGACCGAGGCGATCGACGCGCTCACCGCCTTCGGCCGCGACCTCGGCGTGGCGTTCCAGATCGCCGACGACCTGTTGGACCTCACCGGCGAAGAAGCGGCCACCGGCAAGACCGTGGGCGCCGACCTCGCGAAGCGCAAGATGACGCTGCCGCTGATCCACGCCCGCCGCGAGTTGGTCGACGGCCCGCGGCTGGCGTTCGACGAGCTGCTGCGCAAGGGCGACGGCGCGTCGCGCAGCGAAGCGTTGCGCATCGCCGAAGAAACGGGCGGCCTGGCCTACGCCCAGGAGCAAGCCGAAGCGTACGCCGCCCGCGCGGCGGAGCGGCTGGAGGTCTTGGCCGAGGGACCCGATCGCGAGGCGCTCGCGATGGTGGCGCAGTTCTCAAGCCGCCGGCGGGCTTGA
- the miaA gene encoding tRNA (adenosine(37)-N6)-dimethylallyltransferase MiaA produces MDISPAQDCWYLTGATAVGKTGVALALAERLGAEVLSLDSMAVYRGMDIGTAKPGRDLQSRLPHHLINLVAPDEEFSVARYLDLAMQTIGEIRSRDRTPLFVGGTPLYLKCLLRGLFEGPPADWDLRSEIESELATVGSPALHERLALVDPLAANQIHPNDSRRIVRALEVYRVTGQPISHQQEEFEEGRPAEACRVFVLQRPREEQHGRIEARVEEMIAEGLVDEVRALTADGNELGRTASQAVGYQEVIEHLAGDSDLPTTIERIKTRTRRFAKRQGAWFRGLSECRFVDLEPEEAPETIAGRIVEAGE; encoded by the coding sequence ATGGACATTAGCCCCGCCCAAGACTGCTGGTACCTCACCGGCGCTACGGCCGTCGGCAAGACCGGCGTGGCGCTGGCCCTGGCCGAGCGGCTTGGCGCCGAGGTGCTGTCGCTCGACTCGATGGCCGTTTACCGCGGCATGGACATCGGCACCGCCAAGCCGGGCCGCGATCTGCAAAGCCGGCTGCCGCACCACCTGATCAATCTCGTGGCGCCTGACGAGGAGTTCAGCGTCGCCCGATACCTCGACTTGGCCATGCAAACGATCGGCGAGATCCGCTCGCGCGACCGAACACCGTTGTTCGTCGGCGGCACGCCGCTCTACCTGAAGTGTCTGTTGCGCGGCCTGTTCGAGGGCCCGCCCGCCGACTGGGACTTGCGGAGCGAGATCGAGTCGGAGCTCGCCACGGTCGGCTCGCCCGCGTTGCACGAGAGGCTGGCGCTCGTCGACCCGCTCGCGGCGAACCAGATCCACCCGAACGACAGCCGGCGGATCGTCCGCGCGTTGGAGGTCTACCGCGTCACCGGCCAGCCGATCAGCCACCAGCAGGAAGAGTTCGAAGAGGGCCGCCCCGCCGAGGCGTGCCGGGTGTTTGTCTTGCAACGCCCGCGCGAAGAACAGCACGGCCGCATCGAAGCTCGCGTTGAAGAGATGATCGCCGAGGGGCTCGTCGACGAGGTCCGCGCGCTCACTGCCGACGGCAACGAACTCGGCCGCACCGCGAGCCAGGCGGTCGGCTACCAGGAGGTGATCGAGCACTTGGCGGGCGATAGCGACCTGCCGACCACGATCGAGCGGATCAAAACCCGCACCCGCCGTTTCGCGAAACGCCAGGGCGCGTGGTTCCGCGGGCTCTCAGAGTGCCGCTTCGTCGATCTCGAACCGGAAGAGGCGCCGGAGACGATCGCGGGGCGGATCGTTGAGGCGGGAGAGTGA
- the hisE gene encoding phosphoribosyl-ATP diphosphatase, whose translation MNPPPAASRPLDLLEETIRQRAAALERADQAATKSYTAKLLQGGVPKIGPKVTEEAAELVEAAGEEGDAGREHFIYEAGDLLYHTLVLLRSRGVELAEVEAELGRRFGVSGLTEKANRSR comes from the coding sequence GTGAATCCCCCACCCGCCGCATCACGACCGCTCGACCTCCTGGAAGAGACCATCCGCCAGCGGGCCGCTGCGCTCGAAAGGGCCGACCAGGCCGCCACGAAATCGTACACCGCCAAGCTGCTCCAGGGGGGCGTGCCGAAGATCGGCCCCAAGGTGACGGAGGAGGCGGCCGAGCTGGTCGAGGCCGCCGGCGAAGAGGGCGACGCGGGCCGCGAGCACTTCATCTACGAGGCGGGCGACCTGCTGTACCACACGCTCGTGCTGTTGCGTTCGCGCGGCGTCGAGCTCGCCGAGGTCGAGGCCGAGCTGGGGCGCCGGTTCGGCGTGTCGGGCCTCACCGAAAAAGCCAACCGGAGCCGATAG
- the hisG gene encoding ATP phosphoribosyltransferase, protein MPDTATPFRIGVPSKGRLSELAEKLLNEAGLKYRRQNRALFARVKPLADADPPIDITFLRTDDIPVLCDEGAIDLGITGSDLVAEADVANIETRLSLGMGGCRLAVCVPESSPVVTPKDLAGDRVATSFPTVTRNYLNEHGVTGHVVELSGSVEVMIALGVADAIVDLVETGSTLAANKLRILDTIGSYETVLIQRKRQRLPKIADRIARRLEGVVIARAYTLLEYNVPEAKLAAAEAVTPGFNSPTVNKLEQSGWFAVRAMVKRSEVIGVMERLEELGAHAILETAIQNCRL, encoded by the coding sequence TTGCCTGACACCGCCACCCCGTTCCGCATCGGCGTGCCCAGCAAGGGCCGCCTGTCGGAGCTCGCCGAGAAGCTGCTCAACGAGGCCGGCCTGAAGTACCGCCGCCAGAACCGCGCGCTCTTTGCGCGCGTCAAGCCGCTCGCCGACGCCGACCCGCCGATCGACATCACGTTCCTGCGGACCGACGACATCCCGGTGCTCTGCGACGAGGGAGCGATCGACCTGGGAATCACCGGCAGCGACCTGGTGGCCGAGGCCGACGTGGCGAACATCGAGACGCGTCTGTCGCTCGGCATGGGCGGCTGCCGGCTGGCCGTGTGCGTGCCCGAGTCGAGCCCGGTCGTCACGCCCAAGGACCTGGCCGGTGACCGCGTCGCCACCAGCTTCCCGACGGTCACACGCAACTACCTCAACGAGCACGGCGTCACCGGCCACGTTGTCGAGCTGAGCGGGTCGGTCGAGGTGATGATCGCGCTGGGCGTCGCCGACGCGATCGTCGACTTGGTCGAGACCGGCAGCACGCTGGCGGCCAACAAGCTGCGGATCCTCGACACGATCGGCTCGTACGAGACGGTGCTGATCCAGCGTAAGCGGCAGCGTCTGCCGAAGATCGCCGACCGCATCGCCCGCCGCCTGGAGGGCGTGGTGATCGCCCGCGCTTACACGCTGCTCGAGTACAACGTGCCCGAGGCCAAGCTGGCCGCGGCCGAGGCCGTGACCCCCGGCTTCAATTCGCCCACCGTGAACAAGCTCGAGCAGTCGGGCTGGTTCGCCGTGCGGGCGATGGTCAAGCGGAGCGAGGTGATCGGCGTGATGGAGCGGCTCGAAGAGCTCGGCGCCCACGCGATCCTGGAGACGGCGATCCAGAACTGCCGGCTGTAG
- a CDS encoding redox-sensing transcriptional repressor Rex, giving the protein MANGKWKSDSQGAKGVPKAVVYRLSLYLRELQRLIRGGDTMASSGKLGKLLGLTDAQVRKDLAIFGQFGHPGVGYRCEDLVGAIKGILGTDREWTVAMIGAGNLGRALLGYRGFASQGFRVAAVFDADPAKIGQSLEGLVVEDVERLSEVVREREISLGLIAAPAEAAQEAATRLAAAGVVGILNFAPVTLHSLPVEVSQVSVDLATELEQLSFAVANRPETR; this is encoded by the coding sequence ATGGCCAACGGCAAGTGGAAGTCCGACTCGCAAGGCGCCAAAGGGGTGCCCAAGGCGGTCGTCTACCGGCTGAGCTTGTACCTGCGTGAGCTGCAGCGACTGATCCGGGGGGGCGACACCATGGCGAGCTCGGGGAAGCTGGGCAAGCTGCTCGGCCTGACCGACGCCCAGGTCCGCAAGGACTTGGCGATCTTTGGCCAGTTCGGCCACCCCGGCGTCGGTTACCGCTGCGAAGACCTGGTGGGCGCCATCAAGGGGATCTTGGGGACCGACCGAGAGTGGACCGTGGCGATGATCGGCGCAGGCAACCTGGGGCGAGCCCTGCTGGGCTACCGAGGCTTTGCGTCGCAGGGTTTTCGTGTGGCGGCGGTTTTCGACGCCGATCCGGCCAAGATCGGCCAATCGCTCGAGGGGCTGGTCGTCGAAGACGTTGAGCGGCTCAGCGAGGTGGTCCGCGAACGCGAGATCAGCCTGGGGCTGATCGCCGCCCCCGCCGAGGCGGCCCAAGAAGCGGCCACCCGCCTAGCGGCCGCCGGCGTGGTGGGCATCCTGAACTTTGCGCCGGTCACACTCCACTCGCTGCCAGTTGAAGTGAGCCAGGTGAGCGTTGATCTGGCCACCGAGCTCGAACAGCTCAGCTTCGCCGTTGCGAACCGGCCCGAAACGCGATAG